The Inediibacterium massiliense genome includes the window CAACATAATATCCCTTTAATTTTAGGGGTAACTTTTTCAGGAGGAGAACCTTTCGATCAAGCACAACCATTAGCTACTCTTGCTAAAAAAATTAAAGATGAGGAGTTAAATTTATGGTGTTATACAGGATATACATATGAAGAAATATTACAAAGTAACGATGCACACAAACTAAACTTATTAAAACATATAGATGTTCTTATAGATGGAAAATTTAATGAAAATCTAAAAAATGATGCTTTTAAATATGTAGGGTCTACAAATCA containing:
- the nrdG gene encoding anaerobic ribonucleoside-triphosphate reductase activating protein, giving the protein MLQVAGFLDNSTVNGKGLRSVLFVSGCNHNCIGCHNKDMQDCNYGDKVSLDHIFHRIQHNIPLILGVTFSGGEPFDQAQPLATLAKKIKDEELNLWCYTGYTYEEILQSNDAHKLNLLKHIDVLIDGKFNENLKNDAFKYVGSTNQRIIDVKESLKSKKIIILKEV